A window of Miscanthus floridulus cultivar M001 chromosome 12, ASM1932011v1, whole genome shotgun sequence genomic DNA:
CAGAGGCAACCAATGAAACTATAATCACTACTACTACTATCTAATACTGCTTCAACAATCGACATGAAATTACCACTGCGACTACGCGTGAATGTATATGTCATACAAATCGTCTGAACCATTTTTAATTAACAGAAGCACCTTGGCACTCAACAAGATCAATTCGACAACTCAAAGTAATCACAAGAGTTACAGTACAAAACGAATCTTAAACCCTAAATATCAGCTAGCCTCACAGCATTGGTAGAACAATCAAATAGGCGCTTTCAGCAAGGAAAGAGAACGCATCAATTGCGGACGCATTAAAGTAGACGCAAGGAACGTGAGTATATACCTGGTGCTTGGTGAGGCGCCTGCGAATAGCGCGGGTCTTCTTGGGGCGGAGGTCGAGCGGGAgcagcttcttcttcttgtacGCCTCACGCAGCGCAGACTTCTGCTTCTGTGAGATGACGGTGAGCACGCGCGCGATGGAGGTGCGCACAACCTTGCTGCAAGAGAGGAAACCACAGATCCACGATTCGAATCAGCTCGAAGCAAAGCCAGTATgacaaaagaggaagaagggcGAGAGAGCCGTCAGGCACACACATCTTGGAGAGCTTGTTGGGAGCCCCGCCGGTGACCTTGGCGACGCGTAGGAGGGAGAGCTCCGACTTAAGCTCCTTGAGCTGCGCCTGCAGATCCGTCTTGCTCTTTCCCCGCAGCTCGTGCACCTTGATCCGGGCTGCGATCCGAAAACAGAAAGGTCAGATCCAGAGGGAACACGCGAGGAGAAACGACGGTGACCAGAGAGTTGAGGTGCTTGCCCATCGCGAGTGACGACCGGGCTTCCtccggcggcggctgcggcgagTGAGGATATGAAAAATGGAGGGACGAAGCAGAGGGGGGAGGCGGCGGCGTGTGGGTTATATATGTGCCTCCAAAAACCCCGTGGGAGAACCAGGAAACCCTAGACCTGTTGTGGGGCTCGAGCCGGGCCGAATGGGCCTTACACAAGGCCTCCCTATCCGTGTTACAAGTGGTTGTTTGGTTCTCTAGTCGCTTCTAAAAATTCATattacatcaaatatttagatactaataagaagtattaaatatagattaattataaaatcaattacatagatggaggctaatttgcgagacggtttcttaagcctaattaatctgtcaccagcacatgtttactgtagcatcacgttgtcaaatcatggactaattaggcttaaaagattcatcttgcaaattagtcacaagttgtgcaattagtttcgtaattagtctatatttaatactacatgtatatgtctaaatattcgatgtgacagaaattttagaagGTACCGCAGTAACCAAACTAGGCCTTATCCTTTTATATCTATCTATACTATAAAAGAGGGTTTGAAAAATACATGTTGCCTGGAAATTCCTACCCACCCTATGTTTTAACCCTTAGATGTGATTTGAGATCTAGATCCAAGGGATAATAAATGTTATTACCTCCTAACAAGTGGGCCACATCTTACAAAACGTAGATTCTTACGTTCCTGCCATACAATTCCGTCGCCGCTCGCTGTCTTTTTTCACCGAAACAAAAGTCTACCCGCCCACACCTCCGACATCAGGCACACGGGCAGACGGAGGCCCACGTCTCCCATATAGTCCGATCTCCTGATCAATGCCTTGTCCTAACGTGATCAATCACCTTGTCCTAACATGGTCATCTGCCGCAAGCGTCACGGTCATCAGGTTCCCGCGGCATAGAGTCAGCGCGTTCTTCCGAGCTTCCGCATACAGCACGCTCCGTGAACGCGTGTCCACTAGCAGCTTCATCTGCGGGTCCCCAGCGACTGGTGCCGCCTTCTGTAGCTGCCGACCTGCCAGACACCTACAACTCTTTGCCGGAGACATTAGAAGATTGATTACTGCaggtataatttttttttgtgttgATATGATCTAATCTAATAAATAAAGATTGATTACGATCTTAAAAAGAGAGGATTAATATAATATGTGTTGCATGTTTATAAAATTATTATGACTTCTCTTGGAACTACAGATTTGTAGAAAGAAATCTACTCTTTCTGACCTCTCTTTCAACTATAGATTTCTAAAAAGTAATCTACTCTTATCCGACTTGCAAGTTGCACTCTTTGAACTACATATTTCTAAAAAGTATATACTCTTATCCGATTTGCAAGTTGCAACTAAACTTCAATTGGATGTACCTCTCTTTTAACTGCCTGTTTCTAAAAAGTAATCTATTTTCCATCTAACTAAACCTCAATTCCTTAAATTTTTGTTCGCTTGGCTCTATAATATATTTCCAGTTTATGCATTTATCTTTAATTTTTTGTTTCACCATTGCTTTAAAGTTCATTGATTGCAGTGCTCCATattaacaatataaacaagacaaCCTAAACTTTGTTATGGCTTCGACCACAAGACAAGATGGTAATCTGACCACAACATCAGATGGCAATATTCAAGGTGTTatgttatttgttttttttataaataagTCTATTGGGAATATTTATTTCAAAATCAATTAACCTTTTTGAATATTTGTTAGAGGATGAAGGCTCttttcgcttgtcttataattcatacttttcagcttgtttttcagccggaacagtgtttttctctcacaataaatcaaccggaacaatgtttcggcttgtttttttcagcgaaacgaacagggccgaaGTCGGCTTGGAGAATATAAATTCAATAGGATGTAAAAGGAAACGTGAAGCGCAAGCTACTGATGTAATGAATTGTGATAAAGATGTTGAAAGacgggctagaaatcgagaataTCAGCGCGACTATCGTGCACGGTTACGGGTTAAGGCTGATGGTAATAAAAAAAACCTGATCCTAGGTTTGATTTTAAATTATGTTACTACAATACTATTATATGTTATAAATGTGTAACAGAATATATTGATAATAGTGCTAGgtttgattttaaattatattacTACAATACTATTATATGTTATAAATGTGTAACAGAATATATTATAATGTGAAATAGAACATTCTTGTGTGTTgtctaataataaagaggtagaAAGATGGGCTAGAAATCGGGAATATCAACGTAACTATCGTGCAAAGTTAAGGGCTAAGGCCAGTGCTAACAAAGAACATCATCCTAATCCAAACATGATGATAGCAAACAACACATGTTTGatatcaaatttgaaatattactGCAGTACTATTATATGTTATAGATGTGAAGCAGAACACACTAAAATGTGAAACGGAACATACTAGTGTGCAGTGTAATAATAAAGATGCAGAAAAAGGGATAAATTTTGGGTCCAATAATAAGAAATGAAGAGGCAATGTAACGGTTTCTGGTGTTGATAAGGAGCAATATCTATCCAGAAAGCGCAAGTACCAACGTTGGTACCGTTCTAAAAAAACTGGCTACAAGTCGTATGTTATTTTCCATCAAATCAATAAGCTATCTAGTGTGTTGGCTCACTTAACATTATTTTTtgtaatattttaaaattttcgGTACAAGTTGACAATTCAAGTGAAGATTTTGATTCTAGTATTTGGAACCAGAAGATACAATGCATAGAATAGAAGTAAAAAAATTACTCTTTAAAACATTGTTCAACATGAAAAAACATTAAATTGCATTATTAATATATATTGAAAGTAAATAACTTCTTGCAACAGAAAATGATTTAGATCAAGAAAAATCTGAAGAAGATCTACCAAACATTTATGAGGATGATGAAGCAAGAGTATTTGACGACAAAGGTATTCACCTTCACTTATGCACTCTTAATTTCCCTAAAAGATGAATTTGCAGGACAAATGAATAAAGATTTAACATATATGCAGATTTCAATTATGAATATTATCAAGAACCTATGTCAATGCCAAATTGCTCAGATCCTTTTGACTTTGTGTACGCGAATCTTCCTGAGAGGCTGAGACCCATCATGTATTGAAAAAGTGCAAAACTGTTTTTATTGTCGCACAATGAGGTTTGAAGGTGAAGGTCCTGCATTTTGTTGTCGGAACGACTGGGTTAATATATTTATACCAGAGGTGCCAGATGAACTTCGTCGATTGTTCACAAGTATTTTAGGATGAAAAGTATTTTAGAAGAAACATTCGTTACTTCAATTCACACTTTTCTTTCACCGGTATAGGGGTTTCCATTGATCGTAGTTTGGCAACACGAAAGGGTACTGGTATTTATACATTTAAAGCTCATGGCCAAATATATCACAAGTTGGATCAACTTGTGCCTGGTGTTCGGGGACCACACCACATGTAGTTGTACTTTTATGACACAGATGAGACTATGCATCATAGGATCAAAAGGTCTCCACACCTTGATGCTCATGTGATCCACACTATATTGGACATCATGCAAGAGAATccatatgtttcaagtatttaaGAATGTTGGCACTCTTACCAACTTGGATTGCTACACTATTGCGCTGAATACAAGTATTTTTGTTGACCAAGAGAAGATATAATGCGCCTGCAAGGGAACAAGTTGTTGCTATATGGTTTGATGGAAATGACCCACAACAAAGGTTTGACCGTAGCATAATTATTTATGGTAAAGAAAATCAACCTCATTATATAAGGTCGTACTATGGATGCTATGATCCATTAGCATATCCTCTGTTCAACCCTAATGGTGAAACTGGTTGGGAGGATAAGAAGATATTATATCAAGACTCACCTCCatcaaaaccaaaagaagaaATATACTAAACGTGTACTAAAAGGTGATTTTTTATCTGCATAAACAAGTTTTTTCACTCAAAAATTCAGTTAACAacc
This region includes:
- the LOC136497643 gene encoding large ribosomal subunit protein uL29w-like codes for the protein MARIKVHELRGKSKTDLQAQLKELKSELSLLRVAKVTGGAPNKLSKIKVVRTSIARVLTVISQKQKSALREAYKKKKLLPLDLRPKKTRAIRRRLTKHQLSLKTEREKKREKYFPMRKYTIKA